Genomic window (Thermotoga sp. SG1):
TCTTTCAGAGGAGGAGCAGTTGGTTTTGTCAGCTACGATTACATCTCTCACATAGAGAAAATTAAAGTCAAGGAGTCGATCTTTCCCACTTTCTACTTTGTAATACCTGAACATCTCATAATCTTCGACCATTTGAAAAACAACGTCTTCATAATCAGTGAAAACCCAGAGGATCTTGCAGCCAAGATTCTGAAACCCCTTGAAAGTCGTCCGGAAAAGAACATCTTTGTGACGGAACCGGAGTCGAATTTCGAGAGAGAACGGTTCTACAGAGCCGTCGAGAAGGCCAAGAGATACATTGTAGAGGGTGATATATTCCAGGTGGTTCTTTCCCAGTGCTTCACCTTCAAGACGACTCTGGATTCGTTCTACATATACAGAGCCCTGAGAATGATAAATCCTTCTCCTTACATGTTCTACCTAAAGTTTGGAGACATCGTTGTTCTGGGGTCATCTCCAGAGACCATGGCGAAGGTGGAAGGAAATAAAGCCACAGTGAAACCAATTGCAGGAACCAGGCCACGTGGAAGAACCGTCGAAGAGGACATGAGGCTGGAAGAAGAACTCCTGAACGACGAAAAGGAAATAGCAGAACACGTGATGCTCGTCGATCTTGGAAGAAACGACCTTGGCAAAGTTTGCAAGGAAGGAACAGTTCGTGTTGAGAAAAAGATGATAATAGAAAGGTACTCTCACGTTATGCACATAGTTTCGCAGGTGAGTGGAGAAGTGAAAGAGGACAAAGACGCTGTCGATGTTTTTGAAGCCACCTTTCCCGCTGGCACCGTTTCCGGTGCTCCAAAGGTGCGAGCCATGGAAATCATAGAAGAGCTAGAACCGACTCCAAGGGGGCCGTACGCAGGCGCGGTTGGGTACTTTTCCTTCCCAGACGAAAACGGAAAGATGAACATGGATTCCGCTATCACCATTCGGTCCTTTTTCTTCAAAGGAAAACAAGGGTGGCTTCAGGCAGGTGCTGGGATCGTTTACGACTCCGTCCCAGAGCGTGAGTACCAGGAAACCCTGAACAAACTGAGGGCACTTTTCAGGAGTCTGGAGATCGCCCAGAGGATCCAGGGGGGATTGCCTTGAAAAGGGTGATAGTCATCGATAATTACGACTCTTTCGTCTACAACATCGTGCAGTATATAGGAGAAGTGGAGCCCGAATGCAGGATAGAGGTCTTCAGAAACGATGAGATAACGATCGATGAGATAGAGAAAAAGAACCCAAGTCATATCGTCATCTCTCCCGGTCCCGGAAGACCGGAAGATGCAGGTATTTCTGTTGAAGTTGTGAAGCACTTCAGCGGGAAAGTTCCCATACTCGGTGTATGCCTTGGGCATCAGGTGATAGGATACGCTTTCGGTGGAAAGATCATCCATGCCAGAAGAATTCTTCATGGAAAGACATCCAGGATTCTGCACAACGGCAGAGATATCTTCCAGGGTCTTAAGAATCCCATAGTTGCCACGCGGTATCATTCACTCGTCGTAGAGGAGAACTCTCTTCCTGATGATCTTGAAGTTACGGCCAGAAGCGACGACGGAGAGATCATGGGACTGAGACACAGAGAGCATCCAACGTTTGGAGTCCAGTTTCACCCGGAATCTGTTCTGACGGAAGAAGGGAAGAAGATCATAAAGAACTTTTTGAACCTGGGTGAGAAGAAGGAGCAAGTGGGAACGAGCGCTCTGGACATCGTCTCGGCCATCAGAAAACTTGTGGAGTTTCAGGATCTTTCTTTCGAAGAGAGTCGCCTTGTGATGGAGCATATCATGTCGGGAAAGGCAACGGACGCACAGATAGCGGGGTTCCTCGTAGCTTTGAGGATGAAAGGAGAAACCGGGGATGAACTCGGTGGCATGGCAGTGGTCATGCAAGAAAAGGCCGTTCATGTTAAGGCGCCCTCTCCTCTCACCGTTGATACCTGTGGAACCGGTGGGGATGGATTTGGAACCTTCAACATATCGACTGCGACAGCGTTCGTGGTGGCTTCTGCCGGAATACCCGTTGCAAAGCACGGTAACAGATCGGTTTCCAGCAAGGTGGGAAGTGCCGACGTACTGGAAGCGGGAGGATATAGACTCGAAAAGACACCAGATGAGATGGAAAAAGAACTCAGGGAGATAGGTTTTTCTTTCCTCTTTGCTCCTCTTCTTCATCCAGCCATGAAGCATGTGATGCCGGCAAGAAGACAGCTCAAAATCAGAACGGCTTTCAATCTCCTTGGCCCCATCACGAATCCCGCTCGTGTGAAACACCAGATAGTTGGTGTTTTTGACTTTTCTTTCGCGCACAAACTGGCGCAGGCCCTACAAAGACTTGGTACAGAGCGTTCTGCGATCGTTTCTGGAGGCTTCACCGATGAACTCACCACGTGTGGTGAAAACGAGGCTCTTTTGGTTACACGGGAGGAGATCATACCTTTGATCGTAGATCCAGAGGAACTTGATTTGAAAAAAGGAGATCCAGAAGAACTGAAAGGTCCTTCTGACCCCAAGGAAGCTTATCGCTTGATGGAGAGTGTTCTGAAGGGAGAGGCCAGCAGAACGCAGGTGGAAACCGTTGCGCTGAACGCGGGGGTGCTGTTCTGGCTTGTTGGGGAGAGTGATACGATCAGAGACGGTGTGGAAAAAGCTCTGGATTTGATCACCTCAGGGCAGGCTTACAGAAAGCTGGAGGAGGTAATGGACTATCAGAAAACTCTGGGAAATAGTTGAAAAAAAGAAAGAGGATATTTTGAACATGGAGGAAAAGATCTCTCCGCAGAGGAAAAACCACAGCTTCGTGAAGGCCCTTTCTGGAAGAGAAAGGGTGAAGATCATAGCAGAGTTCAAGAAGGCATCCCCCTCTGCGGGAGATATAAATGCCGATGCTTCTCTGGAAGAGTACATAAAGATATACGACGAACTGGCCGACGCGATAAGTATTCTCACGGAGAAACACTTCTTCAAAGGGGACGTCGAGTTTGTGAGAGTTGCCAGGAAACTTTCAGAAAAACCGATACTGGCAAAGGATTTTTACCTTGATCCTGTACAGGTGAAACTGGCTTCCAGCACTGGGGCGGATGCCGTTCTCATCATCGCTCGCATACTGACGGAAGATCAGATAAAGAACATCTACGAGACAGCAGAAGAACTGGGAATGGACAGTCTTGTGGAAGTCCACTCCAGAGAAGATCTTGAGAAGGTCTTCTCTGTGATCAGGCCAAAGATCGTGGGGATCAACACGAGGGATCTAGATACCTTCGAGATAAAGAAAGACGTACTCTGGGATCTTTTGCCACTCATACCGGATGACGTGGTGGTAGTTGCAGAAAGTGGCATAAAAGATCCTGTGGAGCTGAAAGACTTGAAAGGTAAGGTGAACGCCGTTCTCGTCGGAACATCCATCATGAAGGCGAAGAATCCGAGAAGATTCCTCGAAGAGATGAGAGCATGGTCAGAGTGAAGATCTGCGGAATTACGAATCTTGAGGATGCCCTGTTTTCTGTGGAAAGTGGTGCCGATGCGGTAGGATTCGTGTTCTATCCAAAGAGCAAGCGTTATGTTTCTCCCGAAAAGGCTCGTGAAATTTCTCTCAATCTGCCTCCCTTCGTGTTCCGAGTTGGGGTCTTTGTGAACGAATCATTTGAAAGTGTTCTGGACATTGCTTTTCATGCAGGGTTGAACGCTGTTCAGCTCCATGGTGATGAAAGTGTTGAGTTCTGCGAAAAGCTCAACGAAAAGATCATGGTGATAAAGGCCGTGGGAATCTCGGAAGAGCAGGATGTCAAGCGAGCGCTTGAGTACAGGAAATTTCCCGTTCTTCTTGACACCAAAGTTTCAGGCTACGGGGGTAGCGGGAAGGTTTTCAACTGGTCAGTTGTTTTGCCGTACAGAGACCAATTTCGCTATCTCGTACTTTCCGGGGGATTGAACCCCAGGAACGTGGAGAGGGCAATCGAGATGGTGAAACCGTTCGCTGTCGATGTATCTTCCGGCGTGGAAATTTCTCCGGGGAAGAAGGATCACAATCTGGTCAGAGAATTCATAAAAAAGGCAAAGGGGCTGTGAGAGATGAAAGGTTACTTCGGTCCTTACGGTGGTCAGTACGTTCCGGAGATACTCATGCCAGCTCTCGAAGAGCTCGAGGAAGCGTACGAAAGCATCACAAAGGATGAGTCCTTCTGGGAGGAGTTCAACCGTCTTTTGATGGACTACGCGGGCCGCCCCACCCCACTTTATTTTGCAGAGAGGTTGAGCGAGAAATACGGTGCGAAGATCTACCTGAAACGGGAGGATCTTCTCCACACCGGTGCCCATAAGATAAACAACGCACTCGGTCAGGTACTTCTTGCAAAAAAGATGGGGAAAACGAGGATAATAGCGGAAACTGGAGCGGGCCAGCACGGTGTGGCAACGGCCACCGCTGCCGCACTCTTTGGCATGGAGTGTGTCATCTACATGGGGGAGGAAGACACGATCAGACAAAAACCTAACGTTGAAAGAATGAAACTCCTCGGTGCGAAGGTGGTTCCTGTAAAAAGCGGCAGCAGGACCTTGAAGGATGCCATAAACGAAGCCCTCAGGGACTGGATAACGAACCTTCAGACCACGTACTACGTCATCGGATCCGTGGTGGGACCACATCCCTACCCGATCATAGTGAGAAATTTTCAAAAGGTGATAGGTGAAGAGACGAAAAGGCAGATCCTCGAAAAAGAAGGGAAACTTCCGGATTACATCGTTGCTTGCGTTGGAGGAGGAAGCAACGCTGCTGGGATATTCTATCCGTTCATAGACAGTGGGGTGAAACTGATAGGAGTGGAGGCAGGTGGTGAGGGTCTCAGCACGGGAAAACACGCCGCTTCCCTTCTGAAGGGAAGGTTGGGGTACCTTCACGGAAGCAAGACACTTGTTCTTCAAGATGAATGGGGTCAGGTTCAGATAACACACTCTGTATCGGCTGGTCTGGATTATTCCGGGGTCGGTCCTGAACATGCCTACTGGAAGGAGACCGGAAAAGTCTTCTACGATGCTGTGACCGATGAAGAAGCGCTGGATGCCTTCCTTGAACTTTCCAGACTCGAAGGGATCATTCCCGCTCTCGAGAGTTCCCATGCCCTTGCCTATCTGAGAAAGATAGACATCGGGGGCAAAACCGTCATCGTGAACCTTTCCGGGCGCGGTGACAAGGATCTGGAGTCCGTTCTCAACCATCCGTACATCAGGGAGAGGATAGGATGAAGGGATTCATCGCATACATTCCAGCCGGATTTCCCGATCTTGAAACCACCAGAAAAGTTCTGCTCGCTCTCAACGATCTCAAAATAACAGGGGTGGAGGTGGGTGTTCCCTTCTCCGATCCGGTTGCCGATGGGCCGGTCATTCAACTGGCCCACAGTGTGGCCCTCAAAAACGGTGTTACCATGAAGAAGATTCTGGAGATGCTCCGAGAGATCTCCGTCGATTACGAACTCTATCTGATGAGTTACCTCAACCCGATAGTGAACTATCCTGAGGGAAAAGAAGAGCTCCTCGACGAGTTGAAAAAGCTCGGTGTGAGAGGACTCATCATTCCGGATCTTCCTTTAAGAGAAGTGAGAAACGTCGAGATATCCTTTCCCATCGTTCCTTTCGTGGCACCGAACACCAGAGATGAAGACCTCGAAGCGATAAACACGATTCGCGCACCCTTCGTTTACTACATCTCCAGATACGGTGTCACAGGAGAAAGGGAAGACCTTCCCTTTGCGGAACACATAAAGAAGGTGAAGAAGAAAATAGCACTTCCGCTTTTTGTGGGATTTGGAATATCAAAACACGAGCAGGTGAGAAAAGTGTGGGAGATAGCCGACGGAGTGATCGTTGGAAGCGCCCTTGTAAGGATCATGGAAGAAAGCAAAAAGGAAGAGATACCACAGAGAGTGGTTGCCAGAGTGAAAGAACTCATTGGAGAAGAATGACCCCGCGGCCGCGGGGTTTTTTAAACGTACTGATACCCTTCTTCTAACTTCTTCCGGTTCATCAGATGTCTTTGAACGTACTGGCCGCAGTTGCTACCTATTTTGTTTTCCTCCAGTTCACCGATGCTCAATATCACTTCAAACCCCGCATTTCTGAGTCTGCTCACAAATTCCTGGTGTTTTATGAGTGCACCCTTTTCGATGTCGACGTCAGACCTGAGGTTGTTTTCCCTTGAACGGTAGGTGGGGTTTACCGGAGTGATCTTCACGAGGAACTTTTCGGGATCGAAAAGGTCAACGATAACATCGGGATCCAGTGAATAGTTTTGGGCTACGGCAAAGTTCAGTGTGATCTTTCTGTCTCCTTCTTTCACAAACGTCTTGCCGTATTCTGATATTTCTCTGAGAGACCATTTCTTCACGGGCATGATGCGGTCTCTTTCTTCTTCGTTCGTCGAGTGAATGGAGAACTGAAGCTGAAACCTTCCCCTGTAGTGTTTTTCTTTTATCTTCAAAAGTTTTTCGAAGAAACTGTCTGTGCCGTGGGGTGCTATTGTGGAGATCGATGGCAAAAGACCGAAAGCGTTGTATCTTTTTGGAAGATCCTCCAGTACATCGAGTACGGCATCGTTCAGGGCAGGTTCTCCCATTCTGGCAAACTGTATCTTGAACTTCTCCACCGGGACCTTTCTGTCCGGGTATCTGCTTTCCACAAGAAAGTCTATCTGTTCGAGAATCTCCTCTGAGGAGAGTTTCCCTCTGTAGAATCCACCTGCATCGCACATGAGACATCCGACAGGACACCCGGCCAGAGTGGAAACGATGAGTACCCACTTTTTCTCGCGTGGGACAGGAGGCTGGATGGATTCCACAAATTCCACGAGGTTTCCCTTTGAAGTCTCTCCAAGGTAAACGTAGGCAACTTCTTCCTTTCCTATCCTTCTGATGATTCTCACTTCACGTTCCTCCCCAAAAATGGATTTCTTCTCAAAAGATCCTTCACGGTGGTCGTTTCACCGTGACCCGGACACACGATCCACTCCTGTGGAAGGTTCCTGAAGAACTCTTCTATCCGGCTCAGGGTAAACCTCATCTCCTCTTCGGATCCACCAAGGTCTATCCGCCCTATCGTATCCGAAAAGACGGTGTCACCTGTGAACACCACACCATCGAATATGATGAAGCGAGATCCCTTCGTGTGTCCTGGTACTTTTAAAGTCTTGAAACTGGAATCTATGTCCTTCCAGTCGAGTTCCACTACCACGGGATGATCCATGAAACTCAGTGAAAGATTTTCCTCAGGATTCGTCAGCATGTGGGCATCCTCAGGTGAGATGAAGAGTTCCTTCACCTGAAGTTCCGGTATCCCCGATATGTGATCACAGTGGCCGTGGGTGACGAGAACAACGACGGGATCTGTTACAAACTGTGAAATACCCTCTCCTGGATCCACCACGTAGAGTGTTCCGTTCATCTCGAAAACGTAGGTGTTTACATCAAAAGGAGACGACGTAACGTACCTTCTGAAGTTCATATTCTTCCCTCTCTTTTCAAGATTTCCATCGCCGTTTCTATAGCGTTTCCCATGGCAATGGACGCTTGCCTGAAACCTCCTCTTGCGTCCCCAACGATGAAGGTTTTATCATCCTTTTCCACAAAGGAAACGTTTGGAACACGCCCTATGCAGATGAGAAGGGCATCGAACAAGAATTCCCCTTTCTCTGTGATCAATTTTAACCGATCTCCTTCAGTCTTTACACCAAAAACAGGGCAATTCTCATGATATGAAAATCTTCTAAAATCCCTTGTCCTTTTCACTAGAAGAGGAAGTGCCCTGATTCTGGATCCCCGGTTGAACAGATGAACCTCCTTACCCTCTTCCAGAGCCTTCAGTGCACCATCGAAGGCAGCGTCTCCTGCACCATATACGGCGAGTTTTTCGAATTCAGGAAGCTTTGAAAACTCGTAAGCCACTTTATCGGACACTTCAAAATCTGGGATTCTTTTTGGAACGGTCCCGCTTGCCACAACAACGTAATCGAACAGAAAAGATCCCTTTTTCGTGATGACCCTTCGATTCGAGACCTTTATCACTTCCTCTTTCAGAAAAACTGCACCGGACTCCCTCAGTCTGCTCTCTAAGATTTCGCAGATCTTTTCTCCAGGGGCTGGGGGGAATATCGGAAAATTTTCGACGAGGTAAGCGTTTCTCAGAAGCCCTCCCACTCTGTTTTTTTCAAAGACGACGACTTCAACGTCGTATCTTCTCAAAAAAACGGCAGCGGCTACTCCGGCCGGTCCTGCTCCAACGATTCCAACGCGCACAGTATCTCCTCCGTTTTTGCAATGTACGCTACACCGTGGGCGAGGTTTTTGAGTGAAGAGAAGTGATACCACTCGTTCTTGTCCCAGAGGGCGTCTTCCACCATTATCACTTCGAAGTTCCTCACGAAAGCACTTCGGGCTGTTGTCTCACAACAAAGGTGCGTCATCACGCCTGTTATAACAACCTGTCGAACATCGAGTGATCTGAGTTCTTCTTCAAGATTCGTAGAGTAGAAAGCATCGTAGGTATTCTTTTCGAAAATCATCACGTCCGAGAAGACAGGAACGGCCCACTTTCGTCCCACCTCGTTTCCCCACCATCTTTTCATCATGGGAGAGGCTCCCACGTGTACGGTTGCAAAGATGGGATAGTTGTTTTTTTCGAATCCTTCCTTCAACTTTCTGATGTTTTCGACCGCAAACTCCACTCCCCAAAGGTACGCTGGGGAGTCGGGGGAGGTGAAATAATTCTGAAGGTCTATTATGAGAAGGGCGGGGCGGTTCAGGTAAAACCTTTTTCTCTCACGTTCAGGGAAATAGAACATACTCACATCAGAAGGTTCAGTACGTTTCTGCTGTTTTCCATTCTGTGGAGAAGGCCTGTTATCGTCACCTGTCTCAGCAGTTCGTCTTTGATCTGTTCCATCATGGTCTCTTCGACCGCTGGTTCGAATGTGCCCTCTGATCTGAACAGTTCCAAGTATGCATTCAGCACGTTTCTGGCGGAAGCTTCCAGTCTGTTCATCCAGGCACCGATGTTTCCTCTTGTCTGAGAAACCTCTTCCAGAACCTGAACGATGGTTCTCAGAGCCTGCTGAGAGTCCCTTGAAATGTCTGTTTCGAAAAGCTTTGACAGCATTTCTCTAAGATCTGGTATGTTCATCGTGATGTTCTGTCCCTCGTTTGGACCTGTCTGTACCACAAGGTTTTCTCCTTCAAAGATCCTTCTGTTGTTGTACGTGGTCTGCTGGATCGTTCTTCTTACACCCTGAAGTATCCTGCTGTATTCCTCCTGAAGGAGAGATCTTTCGTTCTCTGTGAGGGTTGGGCTGGATGCCTGAACAGCGAGTTCCCTGGCTCTCTGAATGGCTACCGTGATGCTTTCAAGCCCGGCGTCTGCTGTGTTGAGAAGTCCTATACCACTGTAGATCTGCGAAAGGGTCGATCTGTATCCTTCAATCTGATTTCTCAGCCTCTGCTGGATAGAAAGTTCCGAGACAGAGTTGAACCGGTAAACGGTTCTGTTCGTTCTTTCAGGGTACAACTGTTCTATGTATCTCACCAAACTGACATTGTCGATCCTCATGAAGATCCCCTCTTTCCTTTTTAATTCTTGCACGATCGTTACTCTTTTTCAACCTGCTGTTCTTTTGAATCTGAAAAGAAGAGCAAAGGCCATCAGTTGAGAGAAGAAAGAAACAAGGATCAGATAAAGGCGATTGGTATCGTAAAGGATCCCCAGAATCCAGGATCCCAGAAACCAGAACACTCCATACACCGTGAAGAACATTCCGTAGGCAAAACCACGCTTTTCCTGTGGAACTATCTTCGCAACGACTGCCCTCATGATCGATTCCTGAGCACCCATGCCTATGCCCCACAGAGCCGTTCCTGCAAAGATGAGAGGGAAGTATCCGGAGAACGAAAGTATCGGAAAGAAGGCAGAAAGAAGCACAGGATAAAGGAGTGCTGAAAAACCCCTTTTGTCGAAGAGATACCCGAAAACGAGTGCACTCACGGCATCGACCGCCATCGCAAGGGAATACACGGCAGGAACGAGAAAATCTTTTGCGATTTCAAAGTTCTTCATGTGGTACGCGATCAGAGGAAAATCGGCAAATCCAAACGCTATCATCGAAACAACCAGCAGGTAGAACCAGTATGTACGTCCCAGGTTTTGATCGGTGAACCTGTCTTTCTTCACCTTTTCGGTCCGGGCAGAGGGAAACACAATGCGTGCCGTGAGGAGAAGTGCGAGCGCGACAAGGGCGGGTATGAAGAGTACGAAGAAACAAAATCTGTAACCTTTACCAAAGGCAAGGGCAAAGGTGATCGAAAGTGGACCCAGGATGGCTCCCACCTGATCCAGCGCTTCGTGTATTCCAAAACTCTTGCCTGTTCCTATCTCCTCCGCTGCAAAGGAAAGGAGCGTGTCTCTTGCGGGTGTTCTCAATGCCTTTCCAAATCTTTCCATTAGAATCAAAGCGAGTGCCACCTGCCAGTTTCCTGCAAAGGCAAGCATGGGAACGGCCAGAAGGTTCATAACGTAGCCGAGAATGGTGAAGAGCCAGTACTTCCTGGTAACATCGCTCAAAACACCAGATACAAGCCGAAAGGCGTATCCTATCAGTTCTCCCAATCCCACTGCGAAACCCAGCACTGCAGCGCTCGCTCCGAGGGTTTTCATGAACGGCCCCACGATGCTTCTTGCTCCTTCGTACGTTATATCCGCAAAGAGACTGACCAGCCCAAGGAGTACAATGAACAGAAAGGCCTGTTTTTTCGACATACAGTTCCCTCCATGTAGCAGCGTTCGATTATAGTATAATGGAGTGGAGGGGAAAAGATGAAATGGATGGAAATCTATGAAAAGCTCGTTAACACGGATACTGGTCCCGATCTTTCCATGGAAGAAAAACTGAACAGAACATCGTTTCTGGCGGAAATTCTGGAGAAACTCGGATTCAGGGTAGAGAGAAGAAAAGCCGCTCATGTTGCCTTCCTTGGAGAGCCCCCCTACGTAACCCTCATAGGTCACCTCGATACGGTGTTTCCCGAAGGAGAATCGAAGAAAAGACCTTTCAGTGTGGATGGAAGCATCGCAAGAGGTCCCGGTGTCTGTGATATGAAAGGGGGAGTAGTGGTCCTTCTTGAAGCCCTCGAGAGGTTTCTGAAGGAAGACAAAGCGAATCTCTGTGTTGTGCTGAACGTGGATGAAGAACTTGGATCTCCCGTAAGCAGGGACACTTTTGAAGAAGTTGCTGCGATGAGTTCTCACTGTCTTTCCTTTGAACCGGGAAGAGAAAACGGAGAACTCATCTCCTCCAGAAAAGGAATCATCTCTCTCTGGCTGTTTGCACACGGAAAGAAGGGACACGCCTCAAGACCAGACGAGGGTGTGAACGCCATAACGGAGATTGCTTTCAAGGTACTGGAACTTTCTTCTTTGAACGGGAGGTTTCCCAATTTGACGATAAATCCCACCATTGTTAGAGGAGGCACCGAAAGCAACGTTACACCAGATAAGGCGGAAGTTTATTTCGACATCAGGTACTACGAGGACAAAGAATTCGAGTTTTTGAAGAAAACCCTGGAGAAAATCTCCACCGTGCACCCTGAGGCAACAATCTCCTACAGGATAAAGATCAGAAGATCCCCCATGAAAGAAGATCCGGTTTTTGTCAGTACGGTGAAAGAAGCGGCCGAAGAGATCGGGATAAAGCCTGTTTTCGTGAGGGCCACAGGTGGGGGAGATGTGGCGTTCTTCTCACAGAGAGGGGTTCCTTCTGTGGATGGACTCGGAATACCGGGAGGAAGAATGCACTCTGAGGAAGAATACGCAAGAATCGACTTTTTTGAAGAGAGGGTGAACCTTGTCGTTCATCTTCTGAAAAAGATCCGGAGGTGAAAAAATGTTTGTAGATACAACTCTTCGGGATGGTCATCAATCACTCATTGCTACGAGGATGAAAACAGAGGATATGTTGCCTGCCCTCGAGGCTTTCGACAGGATGAACTTTCACTCCATGGAAGTCTGGGGCGGTGCGACCTTCGACGTTGCGGTCAGGTTCTTGAACGAGGATCCCTGGGAGAGATTGAAGAAAATAAGAGAAGGATTGAAAAACACCAGAATCCAGATGCTTCTGAGAGGACAGAACCTTGTTGGCTACAGACACTACGCAGACGATGTGGTGGAACTCTTCATAAAGAAGGTGGCAGAATACGGCCTTGATATCATCAGAATCTTCGATGCTCTGAACGACGAAAGAAACCTCCAAAAAGCGATAGAAGAGTCGAAAAAACACGGTCTTCACGTTCAGGGAGCGATCAGTTACACTGTAAGCCCCGTTCACACCCTCGAGTACTACCTTGAATTTGCAAGAAAACTTGTGGACATGGGTGTGGATTCCATTTGCATAAAGGACATGGCAGGCCTTCTCACGCCAAAGAGGGCTTACGAACTTGTAAAGGCACTGAAAGAGAAGTTCTCCGTTCCTGTGGAGGTTCACTCCCACTGTACAACCGGCTTCGCACCTCTTGCGTACCAGGCGGCCTTTGAGGCGGGTGCGGATTTCTTCGACACGGCCATCTCTCCTTTCTCCATGGGAACGTCTCAGCCTGCTTTTGAATCCATGTACTACGCCTTCAAAGGAAACGGAAAAGAAGATTTCGACAGGGAGGCTCTGAAATTTCTGGTGGAACACTTCACCAAAGTGAGGGCCAGGTACGTCGAGTACGACGTGGGAATGAAGTATCCTGACTCCAGGATCATATTCTCCCAGATTCCAGGAGGGATGTACTCCAACCTTCTGAAGCAGTTGAAAGAACAGAGAATGGAGCATCTTCTGGATAAGGTGCTGGAGGAAGTTCCTCGGGTTCAGAAGGACCTGGG
Coding sequences:
- a CDS encoding NAD(P)/FAD-dependent oxidoreductase — its product is MRVGIVGAGPAGVAAAVFLRRYDVEVVVFEKNRVGGLLRNAYLVENFPIFPPAPGEKICEILESRLRESGAVFLKEEVIKVSNRRVITKKGSFLFDYVVVASGTVPKRIPDFEVSDKVAYEFSKLPEFEKLAVYGAGDAAFDGALKALEEGKEVHLFNRGSRIRALPLLVKRTRDFRRFSYHENCPVFGVKTEGDRLKLITEKGEFLFDALLICIGRVPNVSFVEKDDKTFIVGDARGGFRQASIAMGNAIETAMEILKREGRI
- a CDS encoding isochorismatase family protein, producing MFYFPERERKRFYLNRPALLIIDLQNYFTSPDSPAYLWGVEFAVENIRKLKEGFEKNNYPIFATVHVGASPMMKRWWGNEVGRKWAVPVFSDVMIFEKNTYDAFYSTNLEEELRSLDVRQVVITGVMTHLCCETTARSAFVRNFEVIMVEDALWDKNEWYHFSSLKNLAHGVAYIAKTEEILCALESLEQDRPE
- a CDS encoding flagellin — protein: MRIDNVSLVRYIEQLYPERTNRTVYRFNSVSELSIQQRLRNQIEGYRSTLSQIYSGIGLLNTADAGLESITVAIQRARELAVQASSPTLTENERSLLQEEYSRILQGVRRTIQQTTYNNRRIFEGENLVVQTGPNEGQNITMNIPDLREMLSKLFETDISRDSQQALRTIVQVLEEVSQTRGNIGAWMNRLEASARNVLNAYLELFRSEGTFEPAVEETMMEQIKDELLRQVTITGLLHRMENSRNVLNLLM
- a CDS encoding MFS transporter, which gives rise to MSKKQAFLFIVLLGLVSLFADITYEGARSIVGPFMKTLGASAAVLGFAVGLGELIGYAFRLVSGVLSDVTRKYWLFTILGYVMNLLAVPMLAFAGNWQVALALILMERFGKALRTPARDTLLSFAAEEIGTGKSFGIHEALDQVGAILGPLSITFALAFGKGYRFCFFVLFIPALVALALLLTARIVFPSARTEKVKKDRFTDQNLGRTYWFYLLVVSMIAFGFADFPLIAYHMKNFEIAKDFLVPAVYSLAMAVDAVSALVFGYLFDKRGFSALLYPVLLSAFFPILSFSGYFPLIFAGTALWGIGMGAQESIMRAVVAKIVPQEKRGFAYGMFFTVYGVFWFLGSWILGILYDTNRLYLILVSFFSQLMAFALLFRFKRTAG
- a CDS encoding M20 family metallopeptidase, with amino-acid sequence MKWMEIYEKLVNTDTGPDLSMEEKLNRTSFLAEILEKLGFRVERRKAAHVAFLGEPPYVTLIGHLDTVFPEGESKKRPFSVDGSIARGPGVCDMKGGVVVLLEALERFLKEDKANLCVVLNVDEELGSPVSRDTFEEVAAMSSHCLSFEPGRENGELISSRKGIISLWLFAHGKKGHASRPDEGVNAITEIAFKVLELSSLNGRFPNLTINPTIVRGGTESNVTPDKAEVYFDIRYYEDKEFEFLKKTLEKISTVHPEATISYRIKIRRSPMKEDPVFVSTVKEAAEEIGIKPVFVRATGGGDVAFFSQRGVPSVDGLGIPGGRMHSEEEYARIDFFEERVNLVVHLLKKIRR
- a CDS encoding pyruvate carboxylase subunit B encodes the protein MFVDTTLRDGHQSLIATRMKTEDMLPALEAFDRMNFHSMEVWGGATFDVAVRFLNEDPWERLKKIREGLKNTRIQMLLRGQNLVGYRHYADDVVELFIKKVAEYGLDIIRIFDALNDERNLQKAIEESKKHGLHVQGAISYTVSPVHTLEYYLEFARKLVDMGVDSICIKDMAGLLTPKRAYELVKALKEKFSVPVEVHSHCTTGFAPLAYQAAFEAGADFFDTAISPFSMGTSQPAFESMYYAFKGNGKEDFDREALKFLVEHFTKVRARYVEYDVGMKYPDSRIIFSQIPGGMYSNLLKQLKEQRMEHLLDKVLEEVPRVQKDLGYPPLVTPTSQIVGVQAFLNVVYGRYERITNETKNYVKGLYGRPPAPIDPELVKKILGDEKPIDCRPADLLEPELEKAREELGVLVETDEDLLVAVILGEVGKKFLRKRYEEKIGVDFNYLESLSDFTDDMPVYPI